GAGCTCATCTGCCTCAGTGACTAATGTTGCTTTCACTAATTACAGGGACCCATTGCTAAAGGGACAAGGTGtggaagtttatttatttatttatttgcctttttttttggtgggggggaggtaattaggcttgtttagttagttattttaatggaggttctggggattgaacccaggaccttgtgcatgctaaacatgtgctctaccgctgagctataccctcctcccaggatGCGGAAGTTTAAACAGAACAGAGCACTTTATGACTTTGCTGTGTGAGTATAtaactttgaattaaaaaaataaaaatgggggaagggtatagctcagtaggaGTGaatgcccagcatgcatgaggtcctggcttccatccccagcacctccattagaaaaaataatgataaaacaaaacCTATATGAAAAAAGAGGGAATAAAGTAAACCCCATCCACCtaatagaagaaaggaacagaaaaaataatatgctGAATACACTCCAAATGGATcatatttcaatgtaaaacaggaaacgaaaaagaatgaaaagtagaCATTGCAAAATTCTTTTATAACCTGGGTGTGTAGAAAACCTTTGAATTATGATTCAAAATCCAGAAGCCGTAAAAGAAAACACTAACATGTTTAAATGCATGAAATAGGAGCAGAcgttcttcctcttctgcttccttttcttcctgagcAATATAGTCCTAAGGCCCTCGTGTGAAGCCGGCAAGGCCAGTatggggtggggacagtggcCCAGAATGGCGTGTCGGGATCTTAGGGTTGGTAATGAGGGCATCTACCCCTAGAGCAACTCAGCAGAGTAGGGGTGTCCAAGTGGGGGGCATAAGGTGTTTGTGCTGGAAGAGGGGGCCCATTGGCTTGGGGAGCGAAAACCCCAGCCGGGGGATGAGagtgtgggtgggggtgaggtcaCATACAGGGGAATTgatcaaataagtaaattaagGAAAACGGAAGTCAGATTTCTCATTGCCAAGGAAGGAGGGGATACATATGGAAAGTGAGAAAACTCGAGGTGTTGGACTTGGGTATATCATTGTAAATACATGGTTTTCAATATACATAAACAGACATGGAAATGCATAAGTGTACATTCACCTAGTatccatatatgtgtgtatgtgtatatctaatatatagatgtatgtatgtatacatatgtatatacataatacacacacaacatataatatatacattgttTGTGCCTATGTAATATACAGTGTGAGCTCTATAACTACACCTATACCCATATGTGTATCATCTATAAAATCTGTTCACTGGGAAGACCTGTGAGCAGGAAGCCCCCAAAGAACCAGTGAGTCCCCTTAGGgttcattttccagtttttctttgtctgataatgtttttattttgtcctaATATTTTGAAGGTGGTGTGGCTTCCACTCAAGTCTGAATTTACAGTTATTTTCTCTCGGTTCATTGGAGATACTGTACCACCGAGTTCTAGCTTCCATGGTTGCTATTAACAAGTTGATTGTCAGTCGAATTGTCTGTCCTTTGTAGGCAAGTTTTCCACCCCGCCTGGCTTTTTAAGTGTGGTGTCTCTGTCTCTGGTGTTCTGCAGATTCACTAGAATACATCTCGATATGCGTTACTTTTATCCTTTGACATATTCTGCTTCTTACATCTGAGAAATCCTTCTTTCATCAATTTTTGAAGTGCTCAGCCATTATCTTCTCGAAGCTTACTTCTCCGTTCatctctacattttcttctagaagcttatTGAACCTTTTAATTCTACCTTCCacatctctaatttttttcttcaattttctatCAACTTGCCTCTCAGTGGTGCCTTCTGGGTTTACACTGATCTCCACCTTTCATTTCGTGAATTCTCCCTTTTGCTGTTTCTAATCCACTGTTTGACTCTTCCGAGTTTTTCATCTCAgtgacagtttcatttctttgtatatttcattCCTGCTACAAGttctactttgttcttttctaatcttGCCTGATCTTTTAATAATGCCttggtttttctcatttctaatccTTAAAGGAAAAAGCTTCAGACATTTGAACATGTTCATGTTATAATTGTTAATGTTGTAGATCTTAAGTATTATTAGAAACACAAGCAGTGATTTCAAAATTGACCAAAGACTTTCAGTCGAATTGAAACCTAGACCAGGTGTCTAGGTCtgcagaggaaaacagaaaccactccAGGTATTTAAAATACAGGGAGTTTATTAAAGGGAATTGGTTACACATGTGCTGGGAGGCTAGCTGAGCAAGTCATGATCCTTGAGGTAGCAGAGACAGTAATTATCAGAAGCAGCTCGAACACCTGGGGCCACAGGAGTTTGGAGGAGTGGTCTCTCAGGGTAGAACTCAGacctctggggggggggggctccagGTATCTGGTGTTCTGACCTCCAAGAGGGCATGGCCTATGGGGGACAGTACCTCTGTCCAAGGAGGCTGGAGATCTTGCCAAGTCTGTACAGCTAGCTGGTGCTGGAAGTGCCAAAAGTAACTGGCAGCTGGAGCCATTGTTGCCTGTGGCTGTGGGAAGATGCAGACCGGAGCTGGAGGTGGGAAAGCAGTTCCttggctcctcctcctgcatcCCAGTCTCCTGCTGGGTCCTCCCTGCCACTCTGGTCAGTTGTCAAAAGGGGTCACAGGCTTGGAAGGTGAGAGTTATGCTAAAGAGACAGCAGCACAGCCTCACCAGAATAAGCAGGGGGAATACAGGCTCAACCTGGGtgtaaaataaagaggaaacacTGCACACATTTAACGGGGAAGGCTCCAAACAAACAGCTGCTAAATAATCTCACCTCTCAGCCTTTTAAAATGACATGACTCCTAGAAACTGTTCTTCAAGCTGTACTACAAAGATATGATACTCTGAACAAACAGCTGTGGGAAATAAATCAGGATCACCCAAGTCAGTTTCCTAACTCATGTGGTCACGTGGTCACAACAAAGTCTAATTGTCCTGGAAAACTCAAGCTTGGTGAGAATCAACTTGGAAGGAACCCCAGACCTGAATCTTCAACCATCAACCTGTCAAACTGTTAACTCAGCTGGTAAATGAACAAAGCCTAACTCTTTTCTGGTAAGAAAAATCACAGGTAAGAGGAGGTATCAAGCTTGTTGAACCAAAATCTTTGATCAGAATAGAGGCATTGAAGAAGTCCATTTATATCCATGATGCTGGCCCTTTTGTAACCAGTTTAATGTAAGGAAACTGATCAACGTGATAATTACTGTCCTATTAGTCTGTCCTTGAAGTTATTTAATGCATTTGCAAGAATCTGTATGTTGGACttgtgaaaaatataataaaaattgtatcacttttttccccccttctcttCAAGGTCCCTAACTCGTTTAAGGGAATCTGAGATCCCAGATTTGTAAGTTTGTTGATTAAATTTGTAAACAATGTTCAAATGTTTTGGGAAATCTACTATTATGAAACTCATGGCTTGCTATTTTTAGCGGTCGAAGTAGTCAGTGAATGTTTAGAGGAAAGTTGATTGTTTGAAAAGTAATTAATCATTACCAAAAAACCAAATAGTTGTGAATATTTGTGCCCAGATGCAAAAGTTCTTCTGACACTGAAAGATCTCATcatgggtggggggagggtatagcatagcggtagagtgtgtgcttagcatgcatgaggtcttgggttcaatcctcagtacctcctctaaaaatcaatcaatcactaattacctccccccaaaacaaacaaaaataaacaaaactggcagaagcaacctaaatgttcattgatagGTGAATGACACAGTGTAGtctattcacacaatggaatattattcagcctcaaaaaaggaaggaaattctgacacctactataacatggatgaaacttgaaaacattttgctaagtgaaagaagcccgTCAGAAaaggacaagtactgtatgattccacttatatggaAGTAgtgaaattcatagaaaaaggAAGTAGAATAGTAGTGGGCAGGGGCtaggaggaggagggaatggggactTGCTGTTTGATATGTACATcttgttttgcaagatgaaaaagttgtAGGGATTGTTCGCACCATAATGTGAATATACTCtattactgaactgtacacttgaaaatggctCAGAtggcaaggttttttttttgttgttgttgttgttgttgtttgtttttctgagtaatggtagatttattcagagagatactttgaaaggcaagagaaaggccacgaggtgtgggggttgggtgctcagattaaaagtagatacacactccatagacagagtgcgggccgtctccaaagagagagagagaggcggccTCAGATAGCAagttttatgttgtgtgtatttgataattttttaaaagagatcttGAACAATCATTTTCCTCTGACAGTTCTACACCTCAAGTTATtgtgaggcagggcagggcaagaaaacataaaattgaccattttaactacttaaaatttttttaaaaatcttttcttgaGTGGGGGAAGATAATTGTGTtcatttattaatggaggtactggggatcgaacccaggacctcatgcatgctaggaattcactctaccactgagcgataccctctTCCCTGTTCTGGCTACTTATAAGTgttcagttcagtggcattaagtgcattcacatcgTTATGCAACCATCCCCACCGTCCatccccagaactttttcatcacctcGCTCTGGGACTCTGTACCCACTAAACAACaacttcccatcccccaccccttcccctggccaccaccatccTACTTCCTGTTTCTACGAATTTGCCTATTGAAGGTACCTCTTGTCAGTGGAATCCTATCGTAtctatccttttctctctctctctctttttctttcttttagggaTAGAGTAAGGGAGAGGATGggagatttctcttttttcttagaagCTCATCAATGCATTTAGAAGGACGTTTGGAAAGAGGCATGAGAGCAGTAGGTGCTGTAGCATGGATTTTTTGAGGGGTAGGAGTAACCTTTACCTGAGACAATTTTGAACTTATAGAAAGTTTCAAGACTCACACAAAGAGCAAGATGGGGTAGGGGAGTTAGAGGTACAAAcgactatatatgaaataaatagagCTACAAGGATtcattgtacaacacagggaagacAGCCAATATTTCATAACTCCAAATGGAATATATCCtttcaaaattgtgaatcactatgtaaCCTGAAACTTATTTAATATCatatatcaactatacctcaatttaaaaaaaagatttggacAAGAAACTTCGTATCCTTTACCTAGACTTCCTAGTTTTCATTATTCCCGCCCCCTTTGCTTTCTCATTCACTCTCTCTGTCTTCATATTACTATGTGTTTACCTTTCCAGAAACATTTGAGAAAACATTGGAGACTCCATGCCCCTTTGTCCCTAAATACTTCATTGTGTATTTgctaagaacaaggacattcttttttttttttttttttttttttggaggggtgggggaggtaactaggttaatttatttatttaatggaaatactTGGGATCAAActcatgacctcgtgcatgctaagcgcaaggcacatgctctaccactgagctatacccgccccgcTAAGGACATTCTTTTTAATAACCACAGTACAAtgatcaaaaccagaaaatttaaCACAGACAAAATGCTGCTATCTGACGTACAGAACTCATTCAAATTTCATCAATCGTCTTGCTAAAGTCCACGGTATCGCCTGGATTGCTCAACGAAGTGCATTTACTGGTGCCGCGGACCTCTGGTCTCCTGTGAGTATAAACAGTTCTTGCATCTTTCTTTTGACCTTGACATTTTCAAAGAGTCGAGGCCAGTTGTTTTGCAGACTGTCCCTCGATTGGAATTTGTTTGACGTTTCCTcgtgattagattcaggttaggCAGCACCGTCTCTCAGTCTTCTCAAATTCCACTCCCCAGCTCCCCAAACAAACCGAGATAGAGCAAGTAGGAAAAGCTCACAAACAACACCTTCTGCAAAACCAGCTGACAAGGGAGCCCCGCAAACCCTGACATATCAGAATGAGCAGGGCCGAACCAATACCAgtgcaggaagagaaggaaactagCAAAAGTGCTTTGAAAGTTGGAAATTTCCCACCCGTCCTCACGGCTGGGGACTTGGTGAGAGAATGTGACACCAGCAGCAgtcaaatctttgtgtgtgtgtgaagtttcACAGCCTCTAATTAGTAGGTGGGTATAGGAGGCTATGGGAAATTTGGAAGATGCGGTAGTGGTCCCGGTCCTCAGAGATCTCAGAATTACTCAACAGAATCTCTCTTTTGGAAGAACAAAactccatatttaaaaaaaaatatgttactGAAATATATTTGAGACTCAGAGGTGCAAaatactaggtataaaataagcctCAAGGGTATATAATACAACAAGGGAAATAGAACAGATTTTTATAGTAACTATAGATggtatataacctttaaaaattgtgaatcactatattatatacctgaaacttatataatatatataatatggtgTATCAACTGTAATTCAACAACAAGGACCTGTATAGTGCAGGAAACtgtactcagtatcttgtaatacctataatggaaaagaacctgaaaaagaataaatatacatatatgtataactgaatcactttgctgtgcagctggaacactgtaaatcaacaatacttcaataaaaagtgaaaaaaaatgcagtatagtagaataaaacttttttgtcaaaaaaagaaatacatttgacaGATAACGTTGTGTAAATGTAAGGGCTACAACACGTTAATTTCATACACGTATCTTGTAATAGGATTGCATTGTGGTGATAATTACCTCTATCACATTACATgatgatcttttctttttagtggttggACAAAGGTCCTTTCTCatgaaaactaatgaaagcaaAACCCAGAATGAATTTGGCAGGAATTCCAGGGGCAAAGGAGAGAGATTGTTCAAGTCCTGGTGGGGGAGGAAACAGAGGAGGCAGGTCTTCCTCTGAAATATTGCAGAGGTGGCTATGCTGAGAGGTTATATGTTTTCACACTGTATGGAAACAGCAAAGAATGAACTCTGAGAATGGGGAGGCTAGGAAAGAGATCGTGCCTCACCGCACTTCCTACCAAGAAAATTCCTAAATGTACTTACTTGTGAACAAGAGAAGAGGAGTACGGGAACTGCACGTAGAGATGTGTCCTGAGTCAAACAGCAGCCCCTGGAAATGTGAGTCCCtctggaatctgtgaatgtggCCTTACTAGGAAATAAgggctttgcagatgtaatcaagtcaAGATGCGGTCATAGTGGGTTAAAGTGGACCCTCAAATCCCATATGGCTGGAAACAGACACTGGGGGAGAAGCCTCTgcgaagatggaggcagagataaGAGAGGTgcacctacaagccaagggatgccaagGTTTGCCAGCAACTGCCAGAAACTGGGGAGAAACAAGGCAGATCCTTCCCTAGGGCCTTTAAGAGGGCATCGCCCTGCtcacatcttgatttcagacttccagtctccagaactgtgagagaacaaatttctgttgttttaagccactcagtttgtggtacttccTTACAGCATCCTAGGAAATGAAAACGCTCCCCATTCCATCCTCCTACCAGTTggtggcaaccactaatctggtTTCTGTCCCTATGAATTAGCCTTTTCCccagaattttaaattcattatatCTGGACTCTACaacatgcatttcttttttttttaaaaaaacatctttattgtggtatgattcctgtacagtaaactacacgttTCAAATGTtcaatttgatgacttttgatagaTGGACACACCCCTTGGGGTgagaagtttgttctctatgtctgtgaatctgtctgttctctatgtctgtgagtctgttttgtagataagttcatttgtatccttttttttttttaaaaaagattcttcatataagcgatatcatatggcatttttctttctctttctggcttgcttcacttagaatgatgatctccaggtccatccatgttgctgcaaatggcattattttattcttttttatggctcagtagtattccattgcatatgtataccacagctttttcatcctgtcatctgttgatggacatttgggttctttctatgtcttggctattgtaaatagagaacacgcatttctagcaagttcccagctgatgctgatgctgccagtcCAGGACCAGCCTTTGAGAACAGTCACCCTAAAGCATCTCAAGTGTAGACCACTTGGGGTGCAGGTCTCCATCAGCCAAAGAGCCAGTGAGggccacccccaacccctagAACTGACACTGGAATCTGGAATCACTGCCAGTAAATTCATCTACCAGGATCCCTTCCCAGACTGGCTGCCCAGGTTGCTATCAATTTTAAGGGCAAAATCTTACAGTTCTTTTGGTGCACATCATAGCTCCTTGCTGATCACATTTTGTACCTCACCCAGTGGAACCTGCCAGGAGTTGAGTCTAGAAACAGAGATGCTGGAGCAGATCTTGAGGAAGATCAGCAGTCCTGTACCTGGCAGCAACCTCAGGGGATGCTCTTTGGACAAGGGGACACTAACCATCtttgtccttctctctcctcctaggTTTCTGTCCTCCCATTTATCTGGGTCTCTGCCCCCTTGAGGCATTTCAGATTATGTTGCCGGTGAGAACTCTCCCTTGTCTGAACCAGTCTGGTACCATCGGAGTAGAAACCATCCTTTCTACAAGACACAGACTTTCATTGCCTCCAGATATTGAATCCCTCCCATGACCTTCTGGGATCCACACTTACATTTCTTTTGTCTGAGATTTTCCTCTCCCTTGGACCTTGGAATTTATTAGGGCTTGAGACCACAGCTCCTATGAGGCTGCTGTAGTCAGTCAGACACCGGGGATGCAGCCAAGGCTGACCCACGATCCTTTGCAAAGTATAGTCTAAATCTTTGTCTTCATGTCCTTCCTACCCAGGAAGTAACTTGAAGAGCAGTATGGAAATCtaggtggtgggaagggagggagagtgcTCACTGGGATTGGATTCTGTGAAACAGTCATTACACTCCAACGTCCATAAGCACCTGGATGGAAGCACTCAGATACTCAAGTCCTCTTCTTGAGACTCAGGACTCCCAATCTCTGGTTCTTCTTCTCTTGGACCAGGGTGTGCAGTTCCAATTCCCCTGTTCTCCTGAAATCCAGATGTCCTAATGTCCAGCTCTCTGATCTCTCAGGACCTGAGAGTGCCTTCCTAGCATAAATTACACCCCTGGAACCCAAGGGTCCTTGCCCAATCTTGAGTTCCAAGATGTCTTCTCATTCCTAGTGCTAAATGAACCCAGAAAACTACATATCCCATGAGGCTGTGGATGTCCtgtgtcactttaaaaaatgtcccCTGTTATTGAGGTACCTCAAGGAAATATTTCCTGCAACACTACCATGAGGCTAGgagcaggggaagagggagggatgggagagaaTTACAAGTCCTGTCCTGTCAAAGGGCAGGGATAGTCCAGAGTCCTTGGGGATGCCTTTGTGGAGCAGaaaagggctggggagaggctgggatcCTCCCTGGCAATGGGGTACCAAGGAAGACAAGGAAGCAAACCCATTTCCTCTTTCAAACACACGTGCTCACTCTGATCCTCCTCTCAGACTCTTTATTATcccaagtaagaaaaataaaaaaataaataagataaataactcaataaataaagaGGAGATGTGATAATAAACAGCCGGCAGCTTCAGGAAGTGTAGCTGGGGCTTCTGCTGTATGAAGGCCCCACCATGCTCAGGGGGTCAGAGGAGCCCACGTCAGGAGGCTCGGGGGCCAAGATCCCTGGAGGCTCTGGAGGTGCCGGGGGCAGGCCTGGCAGCGGCAGGAAGCGGGAAGGTCCCCGGGTAGCTGGATCCCGATTCGAGGAGCTGCTGGGGGGCAGGCGGAGTGGGAAGCCAAAAGCCTCAGACTGATAAACGTTGTATCCATCCTCAAGAAGCAACTCCTGGAAGCTGCAGGCCTCTGGATTGAAGCGGAGCTGAAGCGAGGAGAACACAGGTCAGAGACATGGGACTGACTCCTGTACATCTTCCTGCTGCAGGACCCAGGAGTCCAGGCCCccagctctctctcctttcaGACCACTGAGTCCTGTACTCTAACTGGATGCAGGGGTTCCCAGActcctggggagctgggggagcccCTCCTTCCTCAGATGTGGAATCCAGGTCCttagccccctcccccaggacacaAAACAACAGAAGCAGTCCTGcaactcccacctccctgccccaactTCACAGAGAGGAATATTCCAGCCCAGGGATCTGTCAAGGCTCTCGAAGTCCTGGCAGGGGCATCTGGCTAGCACTCAAGGTCATGTTCACTTTACTGCGACCCTGCATCCAGCATGAGCCGGGCACGTAGGAGCCAAGGTCAAAGGTGCAAGATGTGGTCCCCAGATTATGAGAATGTTAAGAGGAATGGTGGGGTGCAAGGATGGGGGTCCCAGAAACTCACCGATCCATACAGCCTCCCATCTGGTCCCTGGCACAGGAACCTGGATGTCTTGACTCCCAAGATCTGAATTACCCCTGGCTTCAGGGCTTTCAGCTCCAAGAGACCTAAGGGAAGAAAGTGGTCAGGGACTCAGAAAGTCCCCCTTCTCCCTTCGACCCAGGAGTCTGGGCCCCACGTTGCTCCTCCCTCAGGGCCAGGCCCTACCCACACACTCACTTTCAGGGCTCTGGCGGGCCACCCCCACCACTGTGCCGTCAGCCCTGATCTCCAGGTGGGCTTCTGTCTCCTGGGCGTCATCCGTGTAGAGGTACCGCTGCCGGACTTGGCCCCCGAattggaggagggggctggagtcAGGAATGGGGCGTGCCTGGCAGGCTCCCAGCAGAAGGACAGTTAGCACTGGGACCCACAGTCCCAGATGCTTGAACTTGGCCTCGTCCCAGTCCATCAATGGCTCACGTCTTCAGATGAGGTCTGGGGTCTAGGGTTTGAAGAGCTGAATGGTGTAGATTCTGTTTAAGATCCTGGTCATCTGGGGAAGCAGATCCACGGATGGTTGCTCATGTAGTCCAGATGCCCGGGTCCTCCTGCACCAGCTGGATTCCCAGCTGACGGGACACCCAAGTCTCTTGGGATGGATGCAGAAGCGCCAGAATTTATATCCAGATGGACCTGCCCAATCACCTTCCCGACGCCTGACGCATGATATCTGACCCACTTGGCAGAAGCTAGGATTCCACCGTGGCCAGGTCAGCCTGAGTGGATGATGCAATCGGGGGTCCTTCTAGCTGGGGGCCTGGACTCCTGAGTCTTTGGAATCAGGGGGATAGGGATCTGATTAACTGTGACCTGGATGAAAGGGGCTGGTGGCCCAGTCTCTTGGGTCTGAgggaggtgggagctggggtTTCAGattcctgggtctgagggaggagggggctggaggccTGGAAAACTGCCTCACCGGCTGACTGATGCACCTTGTGGCCCACAACTGGAATTTCTGCATCCCACTTCAATGTCTGGGTTTCTGGGGTTCAGACACTGAGGTTCCTAGATCATCAGGAAGTCAGTAGGCAGCACATGACAAAAGTGTCCTCAGTAAGGACACAGGTGTCCTGACCCAGAAGCCTCCAACCTTAACCTCAGCGACCTCAGCCCGGGCACCCAAACACCAAAcatcccagcctcctccttcctgaTGCAATCCTGGTGTTTCTTTCACCAGAGAAGCTACCCAGGCTCAGACAATTGTCCTTAAAAtagcctggggaggggaagggggagaggagggtgaAAATCTTTGACTCGGAGTTGGCAACTGACCAAGGCTCTGGAGGGGGAAGTTAGACCCAAGATCTCAAAGGGAATCAGGGTGGCGGGGGGAGTGGCAATTTCCCAGAATCTAAGGGTGCAAGAGATTGGACACCAGATCTGAACGAGAAGTTGACTGTTGGGGCTTGGACTTCACAACCTGGAGTCCTGGTTCTGGGGAAATAACGGTCAAACTTCTGGGGAGCCAAGTCCAATTCCTGGATCTGATTTCTTGAATGGCAATGATCAGACTGCTCtggccagggtgggggcgggtggggaggggccttCGACAAGGGAAAGCGCTTCAGGTCTGCAGAGGAGCGCCGCTTTTGTTCCAGGCGGCAGCTGCTGCGGTTCCTGCGGGAGGCGGGGAAGAGAAACTCTTCCATTCTTGCTTTCTCGGCTCCCGTCCTCCGGAGAAGCCGCCTCCGGGACGTGCCCTTCTAGAAAGCAGCAATCAGGCGTAAGACCCCAAGATCCCCCAAAGGAGAGACTGGGAGCCGTGACGTTCTGATTTGTGGGTGGACGGGACGCATGGGGAATCAGCGGCCCCT
This region of Camelus ferus isolate YT-003-E chromosome 9, BCGSAC_Cfer_1.0, whole genome shotgun sequence genomic DNA includes:
- the FGF21 gene encoding fibroblast growth factor 21, which encodes MDWDEAKFKHLGLWVPVLTVLLLGACQARPIPDSSPLLQFGGQVRQRYLYTDDAQETEAHLEIRADGTVVGVARQSPESLLELKALKPGVIQILGVKTSRFLCQGPDGRLYGSLRFNPEACSFQELLLEDGYNVYQSEAFGFPLRLPPSSSSNRDPATRGPSRFLPLPGLPPAPPEPPGILAPEPPDVGSSDPLSMVGPSYSRSPSYTS